In Herpetosiphonaceae bacterium, one DNA window encodes the following:
- a CDS encoding amino acid adenylation domain-containing protein, translating to MASVETSDLADAIAIIGMACRFPGASTIDQFWQNLRDGVSSITFFSDQELLDAGVDANLIQNPRYVKAAAVLDTIDQFDAAFFGFNPREADVTDPQHRLFLECTWQALEQAGYASGYLHDRTGVYAGVGMNAYLLQNVYHNREIVDAVGEFQVLIGNDKDFLPTRVSYKLDLKGPSFSVQTACSSSLVGVYLACQALLNYQCDMAVAGGVSIRIPHHVGYLHQDTSVLSPDGYCRAFDANAGGFVLGSGVGVVVLKRLEDALNDGDTIDAVIRGAALNNDGAAKVGYTAPSVTGQRDVIARALALAEVAPDTIGYVEAHGSATALGDPVEIAALTQAFRTGTQRTAFCAIGSVKTNIGHADTAAGIAGLIKTVLALKHAAIPPSLHCEEPNPQIDFASSPFYVNTRLREWTAERGPRRAGVSSFGIGGTNVHLVLEEAPPVPHSSSTQPWQLIPLSARTGAALEALSDDLLAHLERSPALELADVAYTLQCGRRSFSQRRFVICRDHADLEAALSSRDPQRVLTGESTAAARAVAFMIPGLGDHYQRMGQELYEYVPTFRSQVDRCAALLQPYLDRDLREILFPPAPPADPTLHDAAPAHTQGVDLRAMLGRGNHAAASGSSPLSQTIYAQPAQFVIAYALAQVWRSCGIQPQALIGYSLGEYVAATLAGVLSLEDALWLVAERAKLIQQLPAGAMLAVPLPEAELQPLLGPELAIGAVNGPSLCVLSGSVEQIDAVGRQLEAQGIICRRIQAAHAFHSGLMEPIAERFAEVVRRVDLKAPQIPYLSNVTGTWITAEQATDPDYWLRHLCGTVRFGDGIEHLLRDPDWMLLEVGPGYTLCSLASQHPASGQSVGRVILPSMRPVFEQRPDLAFLLNTVGRLWLAGAPIDWHALWQDQQRRRIPLPTYPFQRQRYWVEPQRPPEQGRAAEPTLTKHPDIADWFYVPAWKQRVPLPLPTDPAAVPAQRWLIFADERGCGERLAELLRQAQQHTILVRAGSTFSRSDDHSLTIEPQTSEHYDELCAALLAHPCESYRIVHLWGLGDQAGGASSVEQTRRVHSLGFLSLVSIAQALGRRAERSPTQIEIVSERMHDITGDEALAPASALLLGPCKVIPQEYPHITCRSIDVVPPPTAAALDLLAEQLLAECLAASPEPVVAYRGRHRWAQTFDALRLADEASAPPRLREHGVYLITGGLGSIGLILARQLAQTVRARLVLVGRSALPERAAWAAWLATHDDTDRTSQQLRAIQAIEALGGEVLALSADVADPTQMAQAVDQALARFGALHGVIHAAGVAGGGIIQLKSPAMVEQVFVPKVYGTLALAAALKDLPLDFWVLCSSINAITGAFGQVDYCAANAFLDVFAQQHSATSRVPTVAINWDTWQETGMAVTSVLPPELEALRAELLKNGIQPQEGVEAFMRIVQRPLPRIIVSTQSLDALLKHSYSLPALLARAAHLPERQASHPRPNLSVAYVAPRSDLEQTIARFWEELLGVDEVGIFDNFFELGGHSLLATQLLARLQAELHVSLPLQGLFQAPTVAELAVVIVQRTEHAPPAIDAAEMPTQVTPDIEHRYEPFPLTDIQQAYWIGRNADFDLGNVSIHGYLELESATLDLPRFNQALQRLIERHDMLRAIVLPDGQQQILPDVPAYQIAVLDLRGHSPDEIAATLEAIRDEMSHHVLPLERWPLFEFRATRLDETRIRIHISVDGMIADAWSANLLAQDMVVLYEQRESLLKPLAVSFRDYVLAERALRERQPYQNAVRYWKERLADLLPAPDLPLSKNPSALQQPRFHRLSTTLDAPTWLVLKQRAAQVDLTPAGLLLAVYAEVLAAWSAEKRFTINIPRFNRLPLHPAINDLVGQFASFTLLEVDATARESFRSRAARIQEQLWSDLEHSHVSGVWVLRELARLRGRTSGAVMPVVFTSMLYQGLQRGNDTLITMPEQLGTLVYMSSQTPQVWLDLQVAEHHGALVLDWDYVQGLFPDDLMPVMFEAYHALLHRLAAGDDTWQEPPALTPLHQLQQRAAINMTHAPIREALLQTLFAEQAAARPHAPAIISARRTLSYDELYRASNRLGRRLRALGARPDTLVAVCMEKGWEQIVAVMGILQAGAAYLPIDPAYPQERIWYLLDHGQVDLVLTQSWIDVGLAWPARVQRICVDADDRAALDDRPLEPIQRPDHLAYVLYTSGSTGQPKGVMIEQRNVINRVLDVNRRFGVGPDDRAIALTALQHDLSVYDIFGMLCAGGAIVMPAADQILDPVAWSRLIRREQITLWNSVPAFLEMFVDDLERDPDGAERLPASLRLIMLSGDWIPVSLPDRARALARQARVISLGGPTETTVWDICYPIDSVAPEWKTIPYGRPMTNAAYHVLDAHVQPCPTWVPGQLYIGGAGLARGYWRDAERTAASFIDHPESGERLYASGDRGRYLPDGTIEFMGRIDFQVKIRGYRIELGEIEAAIEQHPQVQAAAVVAVGETTTSRHLVAYVVPSAAQVGGDGLASELRAYLKARLPEYMLPSSFIFLDRLPLNRNGKLDRQALPKPEQHAHAAAVFVAPRTPTETRLAQIWAEVLQVERVGIHDSFFDLGGHSLSATQMMSAVRAAFQVELSLQTIFEGPTVAAMAAVIERSAQDDHDDAIQADIGIARDQAEHLLTNLDELSDEEVAHWLNTILK from the coding sequence ATGGCTAGCGTAGAAACCAGCGACCTGGCCGATGCCATCGCGATCATTGGGATGGCATGCCGCTTTCCTGGCGCGAGCACGATCGATCAGTTTTGGCAGAACCTCCGCGATGGCGTTAGCTCGATTACCTTTTTTTCCGACCAGGAATTGTTAGATGCCGGTGTCGACGCCAACCTGATCCAGAATCCGCGCTATGTCAAAGCCGCCGCCGTGCTGGATACCATCGACCAGTTCGACGCCGCGTTTTTTGGATTCAATCCACGCGAGGCCGACGTTACCGATCCGCAGCATCGGCTGTTTCTCGAATGTACCTGGCAGGCGCTCGAACAGGCGGGCTATGCGTCGGGCTATCTCCACGATCGCACCGGCGTGTATGCCGGTGTCGGGATGAACGCCTACCTGCTCCAGAATGTGTATCACAACCGCGAGATCGTCGACGCGGTTGGAGAGTTTCAGGTCCTGATCGGCAATGACAAGGACTTCCTGCCTACCCGCGTCTCGTATAAGCTGGACCTGAAGGGGCCGAGCTTCTCGGTGCAGACCGCGTGCTCAAGCTCGCTGGTCGGGGTGTATCTGGCATGCCAGGCGCTGCTCAACTACCAGTGTGATATGGCGGTGGCCGGTGGCGTGTCGATCCGGATTCCTCATCACGTCGGGTACCTGCACCAGGATACGAGCGTCCTCTCGCCCGATGGCTACTGCCGGGCCTTCGATGCCAATGCCGGCGGCTTTGTGCTCGGCAGCGGCGTCGGCGTGGTGGTCCTCAAGCGGCTTGAGGACGCGCTCAACGACGGCGATACGATCGATGCCGTGATTCGCGGCGCTGCGCTCAACAACGACGGCGCGGCCAAGGTGGGCTACACCGCGCCCAGCGTGACGGGTCAGCGCGATGTGATCGCCAGAGCGCTGGCGCTCGCCGAGGTCGCGCCCGATACGATCGGCTACGTCGAGGCCCACGGCAGCGCAACCGCGCTGGGCGACCCGGTGGAGATTGCCGCGCTGACCCAGGCGTTTCGCACTGGCACGCAGCGTACCGCGTTTTGCGCGATCGGCTCGGTCAAGACCAATATCGGTCATGCCGACACCGCCGCAGGCATCGCTGGGCTGATCAAGACCGTGCTCGCGCTGAAGCACGCGGCGATCCCGCCCAGCCTGCACTGCGAGGAGCCGAATCCACAGATCGACTTTGCCAGTAGTCCGTTTTATGTCAACACCAGGCTTCGGGAATGGACCGCCGAGCGCGGGCCGCGACGCGCAGGCGTCAGCTCGTTTGGCATCGGCGGCACGAATGTGCATCTGGTGCTCGAAGAAGCGCCGCCCGTGCCGCACTCGTCATCCACGCAGCCCTGGCAGCTCATCCCGCTCTCGGCGCGCACGGGCGCTGCCCTCGAAGCGCTGTCCGACGATCTCCTCGCGCATCTGGAGCGCAGCCCGGCGCTTGAGCTAGCGGATGTGGCCTACACGCTGCAATGCGGACGCCGGAGCTTTAGCCAGCGGCGGTTTGTGATCTGCCGCGATCATGCCGATCTGGAGGCCGCGCTGTCGTCGCGCGATCCGCAGCGGGTGCTGACCGGCGAGTCGACAGCGGCGGCGCGGGCGGTGGCGTTCATGATCCCCGGCCTGGGCGATCACTATCAGCGGATGGGCCAGGAGCTCTACGAGTACGTACCGACGTTTCGCAGCCAGGTCGATCGCTGCGCCGCGCTGCTGCAGCCATATCTCGATCGTGACCTCCGTGAGATTCTGTTCCCGCCCGCGCCGCCAGCCGATCCCACGCTCCACGACGCGGCACCTGCGCACACGCAGGGCGTTGACCTGCGCGCGATGCTGGGCCGAGGGAATCACGCGGCGGCTTCGGGGTCAAGTCCGCTCAGCCAGACGATCTATGCGCAGCCAGCGCAGTTTGTGATCGCGTATGCCCTGGCGCAGGTCTGGCGGTCGTGCGGCATCCAGCCTCAAGCGCTGATCGGCTACAGCCTGGGCGAATATGTCGCGGCGACGCTGGCGGGCGTGCTCTCGCTTGAGGACGCGCTCTGGCTGGTGGCCGAGCGAGCCAAGCTGATCCAGCAGCTTCCGGCGGGCGCGATGCTGGCGGTGCCGCTGCCGGAGGCCGAGCTTCAGCCCCTGCTCGGACCGGAGCTTGCGATCGGAGCGGTCAACGGCCCGTCACTCTGCGTCCTCTCAGGATCGGTCGAGCAGATCGATGCGGTGGGGCGGCAGCTTGAAGCGCAGGGGATCATCTGCCGACGCATTCAGGCCGCGCATGCGTTCCACTCAGGGCTGATGGAGCCGATCGCTGAGCGCTTTGCCGAGGTCGTTCGGCGCGTCGACCTGAAGGCACCGCAGATTCCCTACCTCTCGAACGTGACCGGCACCTGGATCACGGCGGAGCAGGCAACCGATCCCGACTACTGGCTCAGGCATCTCTGCGGAACCGTGCGCTTCGGCGATGGGATCGAGCACCTGCTGCGCGACCCCGACTGGATGCTGCTGGAAGTCGGTCCCGGCTACACGCTATGCAGCCTGGCATCGCAGCATCCGGCCAGCGGCCAGTCAGTAGGCCGTGTGATCCTGCCGTCGATGCGGCCCGTGTTCGAGCAGCGGCCGGACCTGGCGTTTCTACTCAACACCGTTGGACGGCTCTGGCTGGCCGGAGCGCCGATCGACTGGCACGCGCTCTGGCAGGATCAGCAGCGGCGGCGTATTCCGCTGCCGACCTATCCGTTCCAGCGCCAGCGCTACTGGGTCGAGCCGCAGCGACCGCCGGAGCAGGGCCGCGCCGCCGAGCCGACGCTGACCAAGCATCCTGATATTGCCGATTGGTTCTACGTTCCGGCCTGGAAGCAGCGGGTGCCGCTCCCGCTACCGACCGATCCGGCAGCCGTACCTGCGCAGCGCTGGCTGATCTTTGCCGATGAGCGCGGCTGCGGCGAGCGACTGGCCGAGCTGCTGAGACAGGCACAGCAGCATACGATCCTGGTGCGCGCGGGCTCGACGTTCAGCCGCAGCGACGATCACAGCTTGACGATCGAGCCGCAGACTTCAGAGCACTACGATGAACTGTGTGCCGCGCTGCTGGCGCATCCGTGCGAGTCGTATCGGATTGTTCACCTGTGGGGCCTCGGCGATCAGGCAGGCGGCGCATCCTCAGTCGAGCAAACGCGGCGCGTGCATTCGCTGGGCTTCTTGAGTCTCGTCTCGATCGCCCAGGCGCTCGGTCGTCGCGCCGAGCGCAGCCCGACGCAGATCGAGATTGTCTCCGAGCGGATGCACGATATTACCGGCGACGAGGCGCTCGCGCCCGCCAGCGCGCTGCTGCTGGGTCCGTGCAAGGTTATCCCCCAGGAGTATCCGCACATCACCTGCCGCAGCATCGATGTCGTACCGCCGCCGACAGCGGCAGCGCTGGACCTTCTGGCTGAGCAGTTGCTCGCCGAGTGTCTGGCAGCGTCACCGGAGCCGGTCGTCGCCTACCGGGGCAGGCACCGCTGGGCGCAGACGTTCGACGCGCTCCGCCTTGCCGACGAGGCATCCGCACCGCCACGGCTGCGCGAGCACGGCGTGTATCTGATCACCGGCGGCCTGGGCAGCATCGGCCTGATCCTGGCGCGGCAGCTTGCGCAGACGGTACGCGCCAGGCTGGTGCTCGTCGGGCGCTCGGCTCTGCCGGAGCGGGCAGCTTGGGCCGCGTGGCTGGCAACGCACGACGACACCGATCGTACCAGCCAGCAGCTCCGCGCGATCCAGGCGATCGAAGCGCTCGGCGGTGAGGTGCTGGCGCTCAGCGCCGACGTAGCCGACCCGACGCAGATGGCGCAGGCGGTCGATCAGGCGCTGGCACGCTTTGGGGCGCTGCATGGCGTGATCCACGCGGCTGGCGTCGCGGGCGGCGGCATCATCCAGCTCAAGTCTCCGGCGATGGTCGAGCAGGTGTTTGTGCCAAAAGTCTATGGCACGCTGGCCCTCGCCGCTGCGCTTAAGGACCTTCCGCTCGACTTCTGGGTGCTGTGCTCGTCGATCAACGCGATTACCGGCGCGTTTGGACAGGTCGACTACTGCGCGGCAAACGCATTTCTCGATGTCTTTGCGCAGCAGCACAGCGCGACCAGCCGCGTGCCGACGGTCGCGATCAACTGGGATACCTGGCAGGAGACGGGCATGGCTGTTACCAGCGTGCTGCCGCCGGAGCTTGAGGCGCTGCGCGCCGAGCTGCTCAAGAACGGTATCCAGCCGCAGGAGGGCGTCGAAGCGTTTATGCGGATTGTGCAGCGACCGCTGCCCCGGATCATCGTCTCGACGCAGAGCTTAGATGCCCTGCTCAAGCACAGCTACTCGCTGCCCGCGCTCCTGGCACGCGCCGCCCACCTGCCGGAGCGACAGGCGTCGCACCCACGCCCGAACCTCAGCGTCGCTTATGTTGCCCCACGCAGCGACCTGGAGCAGACGATCGCTCGGTTCTGGGAAGAGCTGCTCGGCGTCGACGAGGTCGGCATCTTTGATAACTTCTTTGAGCTGGGCGGTCATTCCCTGCTCGCCACGCAACTGCTCGCGCGGCTGCAAGCCGAGCTGCACGTCAGCCTGCCGCTGCAAGGACTCTTCCAGGCTCCAACGGTGGCGGAGCTGGCGGTCGTGATTGTGCAGCGTACGGAGCACGCGCCGCCAGCGATCGATGCCGCCGAGATGCCCACGCAGGTCACGCCCGACATCGAGCACCGCTATGAGCCATTCCCGCTGACAGATATTCAGCAAGCCTACTGGATCGGCAGAAACGCGGATTTTGACCTCGGCAACGTGTCGATCCACGGCTACCTGGAGCTTGAGAGCGCAACCCTGGATCTGCCACGCTTCAATCAAGCCCTCCAGCGCCTGATCGAACGCCACGACATGCTGCGCGCGATCGTGCTGCCCGATGGACAGCAGCAGATCTTGCCTGACGTTCCCGCCTACCAGATCGCGGTGCTGGACCTGCGGGGCCACAGCCCGGACGAGATCGCGGCGACGCTGGAGGCGATTCGGGATGAGATGTCGCATCACGTCTTGCCGCTTGAGCGCTGGCCGCTCTTCGAGTTTCGCGCGACGCGCCTGGACGAGACGCGCATACGGATTCATATCAGCGTCGACGGCATGATCGCCGATGCCTGGAGCGCAAATCTGCTCGCGCAGGATATGGTCGTGCTCTATGAGCAGCGCGAGTCGCTGCTGAAGCCGCTCGCGGTGTCGTTCCGCGACTACGTGCTGGCGGAGCGTGCCCTTCGTGAGCGCCAGCCGTACCAGAATGCCGTGCGCTACTGGAAGGAGCGTCTGGCCGACCTGCTGCCAGCGCCCGACCTGCCGCTGAGCAAGAATCCGTCGGCGCTTCAGCAGCCACGCTTCCATCGCCTGAGCACGACGCTCGATGCGCCGACGTGGCTGGTGCTGAAGCAGCGCGCCGCGCAGGTCGATCTCACACCTGCCGGACTCCTTCTGGCGGTGTACGCCGAGGTGCTGGCAGCGTGGAGCGCCGAGAAGCGCTTTACGATCAACATTCCGCGCTTCAATCGGCTGCCGCTGCACCCTGCGATCAACGATCTGGTCGGACAGTTCGCCTCGTTTACGCTGCTTGAGGTCGATGCAACGGCCCGCGAGTCCTTCCGCAGCCGCGCGGCTCGGATTCAGGAGCAGCTCTGGTCGGACCTGGAGCATAGCCATGTCAGCGGCGTCTGGGTGCTGCGCGAGCTGGCCCGGCTGCGCGGTCGAACCTCCGGCGCGGTCATGCCGGTCGTCTTCACCAGCATGCTCTACCAGGGCTTGCAGCGCGGCAACGACACGCTGATCACCATGCCTGAGCAGCTCGGCACGCTGGTGTACATGAGCTCACAAACGCCGCAGGTCTGGCTCGATCTACAGGTCGCGGAGCATCACGGCGCGCTGGTGTTGGACTGGGATTATGTCCAGGGTTTGTTCCCCGACGACCTGATGCCGGTGATGTTCGAGGCGTATCATGCGCTGCTCCACCGGCTGGCAGCCGGCGACGATACGTGGCAGGAGCCTCCGGCGTTGACGCCGCTCCACCAGCTTCAGCAGCGCGCAGCGATCAACATGACGCACGCGCCGATCCGCGAGGCATTGCTCCAGACGCTCTTTGCCGAGCAGGCCGCCGCGCGGCCTCACGCGCCCGCGATCATCAGCGCCCGTCGCACCCTATCCTACGATGAGCTGTACCGCGCCTCGAATCGGCTCGGTCGTCGGCTGCGCGCGCTTGGCGCACGGCCCGATACGCTCGTGGCGGTGTGTATGGAAAAAGGCTGGGAGCAGATTGTCGCGGTCATGGGGATTCTGCAAGCCGGGGCAGCCTATCTGCCGATCGATCCCGCCTACCCGCAGGAGCGGATCTGGTATCTGCTGGACCACGGCCAGGTCGATCTTGTGCTGACTCAGTCGTGGATCGACGTGGGCCTGGCATGGCCCGCACGGGTGCAGCGGATCTGTGTCGACGCCGACGATCGTGCCGCGCTCGACGACCGCCCGCTTGAGCCGATCCAGCGGCCCGATCATCTCGCCTATGTGCTCTACACCTCAGGCTCGACCGGCCAGCCGAAGGGCGTGATGATCGAGCAGCGCAATGTGATCAACCGCGTCCTGGATGTTAACCGGCGCTTCGGCGTCGGCCCCGACGACCGGGCCATTGCGCTGACGGCATTGCAGCACGATCTTTCGGTCTATGACATCTTCGGCATGCTCTGCGCGGGCGGGGCGATCGTTATGCCAGCCGCCGACCAGATCCTTGATCCGGTGGCGTGGTCACGGCTGATCAGGCGCGAGCAGATCACGCTCTGGAACTCGGTGCCCGCGTTTCTTGAGATGTTCGTGGATGACCTGGAGCGCGATCCCGATGGTGCCGAGCGGCTTCCGGCCTCGCTGCGGCTGATCATGCTCTCCGGCGACTGGATTCCGGTCAGCCTGCCCGATCGGGCGCGAGCGCTGGCGCGTCAGGCGCGAGTGATCAGCCTGGGCGGTCCCACAGAAACCACGGTCTGGGATATTTGCTACCCGATCGACAGCGTCGCGCCGGAGTGGAAGACGATTCCGTATGGCCGTCCCATGACCAACGCCGCCTACCACGTGCTGGATGCACACGTGCAGCCGTGTCCAACCTGGGTGCCCGGGCAGCTCTACATCGGCGGCGCGGGGCTGGCGCGCGGCTACTGGCGCGACGCGGAGCGCACCGCCGCCAGCTTCATCGATCACCCCGAAAGCGGCGAGCGCCTGTATGCCAGCGGTGATCGCGGACGCTACCTGCCCGACGGCACGATCGAGTTCATGGGCCGGATCGATTTTCAGGTCAAAATACGCGGCTACCGCATCGAGCTTGGCGAGATCGAGGCGGCGATCGAGCAGCATCCGCAGGTTCAGGCGGCTGCCGTCGTAGCGGTCGGCGAGACGACGACCAGCCGACATCTGGTGGCGTACGTTGTGCCGAGCGCAGCGCAGGTCGGGGGTGATGGCCTCGCCTCGGAACTTCGAGCCTACCTGAAAGCCAGGCTGCCTGAGTACATGCTGCCGTCGAGCTTCATCTTCCTTGACCGGCTGCCGCTCAACCGCAACGGCAAGCTCGATCGACAGGCGCTGCCGAAGCCGGAGCAGCACGCGCATGCCGCAGCGGTCTTTGTCGCGCCCCGCACGCCGACAGAGACGCGCCTGGCGCAGATCTGGGCCGAGGTGCTTCAGGTCGAGCGCGTGGGCATCCACGACAGCTTCTTCGACCTGGGCGGTCACTCGCTCTCTGCAACCCAGATGATGTCGGCTGTCCGGGCCGCGTTTCAGGTCGAGCTGTCGTTGCAGACGATCTTCGAGGGGCCGACCGTCGCGGCGATGGCGGCGGTGATCGAGCGCAGCGCCCAGGACGACCACGACGACGCGATCCAGGCTGACATAGGCATTGCGCGCGACCAGGCCGAGCACCTGCTGACCAATCTTGACGAGCTTTCGGATGAAGAAGTAGCGCACTGGCTCAATACGATCTTGAAATAA